A DNA window from Schistocerca americana isolate TAMUIC-IGC-003095 chromosome 4, iqSchAmer2.1, whole genome shotgun sequence contains the following coding sequences:
- the LOC124612472 gene encoding arginine/serine-rich protein PNISR isoform X1 — translation MNLMKESVHIKKEEAMWSGDPQYSNWALNPSTYQNVAHEEVDWAALAQQWIQMKGTHPGPEQPVSTAAPPPPPPPPPPPPPPTYNRNTAPKKEERDFDDGEVPMDMDDKDDSEPSGPSSQENSWGEWPNWQQWGWSWPSGGMVPPNSASNANNQSTVSTVKGPPAPDTVPAPPFEFPSGAQTYGNQSSVYDYNHLPGTEHYTPTVSSGYWPGGPPAEGAGLPPGGPIGQSPFIRNNRQDWKRPGRSHDRARSPDKSEEDDSAMPVLDAAKRRQLPAWIREGLEKMEREKQRKLDREKLREVYLKKKREEEDQARAEMHAESDLPSLPKKSKFDSDSEESVHEVTAAPSPTARRKSRFRNADSPSQSPNAHSDSQPPSEPEPPKSQEERLQEVMLKVRRLLTEILLEVTTEEMEAVAQEVITKAKAKAPVQQLRKTQALASLTGRLGLGMYGDSDESESDSESDTATQVNGADSEEELKARIKKRKQEFLKTEQEIEASLQREEEQKKESERQSVVDGSEDSDAEDKAPEAQDAKSKLEEEKETAQMLKTTTVQHAEQEKSGNFVDSSANPTLVKKPSKQDSMSDENTSKERHQAKQSERKESSSDDDDSNSDSGSETSSETGSSSSQSSSSRSRRSSKKYKNCSNKGDSSQRKDRIGGSSHKRHSRSHSWDIEPRRTEKKHSKDRRKDNHSKEKKGRDRQDQHRKSRSRSRESRRGDENDRKSKYDRRHSSSSRSREIERRYSSGSSKTHSYRSHRSSHSPSNRREKKRKGKRSHRYSSDSSSSSQSKKHRTHRKEGRRRYSRSRSKSLS, via the coding sequence gaGTCAGTTCATATCAAGAAGGAAGAAGCCATGTGGTCAGGAGATCCACAATACTCCAATTGGGCTCTCAACCCTTCTACATACCAGAATGTCGCCCATGAAGAAGTGGACTGGGCAGCTTTGGCACAGCAGTGGATCCAGATGAAAGGGACCCACCCGGGTCCCGAACAGCCGGTCTCAACTGCAGCACCTCCGCCgccgccccctccacccccacctcctcccccgCCCACATACAACAGAAATACTGCTCCTAAAAAGGAGGAAAGAGACTTTGACGATGGAGAAGTTCCAATGGATATGGATGACAAGGATGATAGTGAGCCAAGTGGTCCAAGTTCACAGGAAAATTCCTGGGGTGAGTGGCCAAACTGGCAGCAGTGGGGATGGTCTTGGCCATCTGGTGGAATGGTGCCTCCTAACAGTGCGAGTAATGCAAACAACCAAAGTACAGTCTCCACAGTGAAAGGTCCTCCTGCCCCCGACACAGTTCCTGCACCACCATTCGaatttccttcaggtgctcagacATACGGGAACCAAAGTAGTGTTTATGACTATAATCATTTACCTGGTACAGAACATTACACTCCTACTGTTTCAAGTGGTTACTGGCCAGGTGGCCCCCCAGCTGAAGGTGCCGGTTTACCTCCAGGGGGACCCATTGGTCAGTCTCCATTTATCCGAAATAATCGTCAAGATTGGAAGAGACCCGGTCGTTCACATGACCGTGCCCGTTCTCCTGATAAGTCTGAGGAGGATGATAGTGCAATGCCTGTGCTGGATGCTGCAAAACGGCGACAATTACCAGCTTGGATAAGGGAAGGATTGGAAAAAATGGAAAGGGAGAAGCAGAGAAAACTGGATCGCGAGAAGTTAAGGGAGGTATATTTGAAGAAGAAACGGGAAGAGGAAGATCAAGCGAGGGCTGAAATGCATGCGGAAAGTGATTTACCGTCACTACCCAAAAAGAGCAAGTTTGATAGTGATTCCGAGGAATCCGTTCATGAAGTAACGGCAGCTCCTTCACCAACTGCAAGAAGGAAATCAAGGTTTAGGAATGCTGACAGTCCGAGCCAATCACCTAATGCACATTCAGATAGTCAGCCACCATCTGAACCTGAACCACCAaagagtcaggaggaaaggttacAGGAAGTTATGTTGAAAGTTCGTCGACTGTTAACAGAGATACTGCTGGAAGTTACGACAGAGGAGATGGAGGCAGTAGCACAAGAGGTTATTACAAAGGCAAAAGCCAAGGCTCCCGTTCAGCAGTTGAGGAAGACGCAAGCTCTTGCGTCACTGACTGGGAGGTTAGGCTTGGGAATGTATGGTGACAGTGACGAATCTGAGAGTGATAGTGAAAGTGACACTGCAACTCAAGTTAATGGAGCAGATTCAGAAGAAGAATTGAAAGCTAGAATTAAAAAACGAAAACAAGAATTTCTCAAAACAGAACAAGAAATTGAAGCTTCATTGCAAAGGGAAGAAGAGCAGAAGAAAGAATCTGAACGACAGTCAGTGGTGGATGGAAGTGAAGACAGTGATGCAGAAGACAAGGCCCCAGAAGCACAGGACGCCAAGAGTAAATTGGAAGAAGAGAAAGAAACTGCACAGATGCTAAAAACTACTACCGTACAGCATGCTGAACAAGAGAAATCGGGCAATTTTGTAGattcttctgccaacccaacattgGTAAAGAAGCCTAGCAAACAAGACTCTATGTCAGATGAAAACACTAGTAAGGAGAGACATCAGGCAAAACAGTCCGAAAGAAAAGAGTCAAGTTCAGATGATGACGATTCTAATTCCGACAGTGGTTCTGAGACAAGTTCTGAAACAGGCAGTTCATCATCTCAGTCTAGTTCATCAAGAAGTCGGCGCAGttcaaagaaatacaaaaactgtAGTAACAAAGGAGACAGTTCACAAAGGAAAGATAGAATTGGTGGTAGTAGTCACAAAAGGCACAGCCGTAGTCACAGTTGGGATATTGAGCCAAGGAGGACTGAAAAGAAACATAGTAAAGACAGGAGAAAGGACAATCacagtaaagaaaagaaaggtCGAGATAGGCAGGATCAGCACAGAAAAAGTAGGAGCAGGTCACGGGAAAGTCGTAGGGGTGATGAAAATGACAGAAAGTCAAAGTATGACAGGAGACACAGTAGTTCAAGTAGGAGTAGGGAAATTGAAAGGAGGTATAGTAGTGGTAGTAGCAAAACTCATAGTTACAGAAGTCACCGTAGTAGCCATTCTCCAAGCAACAggagggaaaagaagagaaaaggGAAGAGATCACATAGGTATTCTTCAGATTCTAGTTCTTCATCACAGTCTAAAAAACATAGGACACACAGGAAAGAAGGTCGCAGGAGATATTCTCGTTCACGCTCGAAATCGTTGTCTTGA
- the LOC124612472 gene encoding arginine/serine-rich protein PNISR isoform X2, protein MESVHIKKEEAMWSGDPQYSNWALNPSTYQNVAHEEVDWAALAQQWIQMKGTHPGPEQPVSTAAPPPPPPPPPPPPPPTYNRNTAPKKEERDFDDGEVPMDMDDKDDSEPSGPSSQENSWGEWPNWQQWGWSWPSGGMVPPNSASNANNQSTVSTVKGPPAPDTVPAPPFEFPSGAQTYGNQSSVYDYNHLPGTEHYTPTVSSGYWPGGPPAEGAGLPPGGPIGQSPFIRNNRQDWKRPGRSHDRARSPDKSEEDDSAMPVLDAAKRRQLPAWIREGLEKMEREKQRKLDREKLREVYLKKKREEEDQARAEMHAESDLPSLPKKSKFDSDSEESVHEVTAAPSPTARRKSRFRNADSPSQSPNAHSDSQPPSEPEPPKSQEERLQEVMLKVRRLLTEILLEVTTEEMEAVAQEVITKAKAKAPVQQLRKTQALASLTGRLGLGMYGDSDESESDSESDTATQVNGADSEEELKARIKKRKQEFLKTEQEIEASLQREEEQKKESERQSVVDGSEDSDAEDKAPEAQDAKSKLEEEKETAQMLKTTTVQHAEQEKSGNFVDSSANPTLVKKPSKQDSMSDENTSKERHQAKQSERKESSSDDDDSNSDSGSETSSETGSSSSQSSSSRSRRSSKKYKNCSNKGDSSQRKDRIGGSSHKRHSRSHSWDIEPRRTEKKHSKDRRKDNHSKEKKGRDRQDQHRKSRSRSRESRRGDENDRKSKYDRRHSSSSRSREIERRYSSGSSKTHSYRSHRSSHSPSNRREKKRKGKRSHRYSSDSSSSSQSKKHRTHRKEGRRRYSRSRSKSLS, encoded by the coding sequence gaGTCAGTTCATATCAAGAAGGAAGAAGCCATGTGGTCAGGAGATCCACAATACTCCAATTGGGCTCTCAACCCTTCTACATACCAGAATGTCGCCCATGAAGAAGTGGACTGGGCAGCTTTGGCACAGCAGTGGATCCAGATGAAAGGGACCCACCCGGGTCCCGAACAGCCGGTCTCAACTGCAGCACCTCCGCCgccgccccctccacccccacctcctcccccgCCCACATACAACAGAAATACTGCTCCTAAAAAGGAGGAAAGAGACTTTGACGATGGAGAAGTTCCAATGGATATGGATGACAAGGATGATAGTGAGCCAAGTGGTCCAAGTTCACAGGAAAATTCCTGGGGTGAGTGGCCAAACTGGCAGCAGTGGGGATGGTCTTGGCCATCTGGTGGAATGGTGCCTCCTAACAGTGCGAGTAATGCAAACAACCAAAGTACAGTCTCCACAGTGAAAGGTCCTCCTGCCCCCGACACAGTTCCTGCACCACCATTCGaatttccttcaggtgctcagacATACGGGAACCAAAGTAGTGTTTATGACTATAATCATTTACCTGGTACAGAACATTACACTCCTACTGTTTCAAGTGGTTACTGGCCAGGTGGCCCCCCAGCTGAAGGTGCCGGTTTACCTCCAGGGGGACCCATTGGTCAGTCTCCATTTATCCGAAATAATCGTCAAGATTGGAAGAGACCCGGTCGTTCACATGACCGTGCCCGTTCTCCTGATAAGTCTGAGGAGGATGATAGTGCAATGCCTGTGCTGGATGCTGCAAAACGGCGACAATTACCAGCTTGGATAAGGGAAGGATTGGAAAAAATGGAAAGGGAGAAGCAGAGAAAACTGGATCGCGAGAAGTTAAGGGAGGTATATTTGAAGAAGAAACGGGAAGAGGAAGATCAAGCGAGGGCTGAAATGCATGCGGAAAGTGATTTACCGTCACTACCCAAAAAGAGCAAGTTTGATAGTGATTCCGAGGAATCCGTTCATGAAGTAACGGCAGCTCCTTCACCAACTGCAAGAAGGAAATCAAGGTTTAGGAATGCTGACAGTCCGAGCCAATCACCTAATGCACATTCAGATAGTCAGCCACCATCTGAACCTGAACCACCAaagagtcaggaggaaaggttacAGGAAGTTATGTTGAAAGTTCGTCGACTGTTAACAGAGATACTGCTGGAAGTTACGACAGAGGAGATGGAGGCAGTAGCACAAGAGGTTATTACAAAGGCAAAAGCCAAGGCTCCCGTTCAGCAGTTGAGGAAGACGCAAGCTCTTGCGTCACTGACTGGGAGGTTAGGCTTGGGAATGTATGGTGACAGTGACGAATCTGAGAGTGATAGTGAAAGTGACACTGCAACTCAAGTTAATGGAGCAGATTCAGAAGAAGAATTGAAAGCTAGAATTAAAAAACGAAAACAAGAATTTCTCAAAACAGAACAAGAAATTGAAGCTTCATTGCAAAGGGAAGAAGAGCAGAAGAAAGAATCTGAACGACAGTCAGTGGTGGATGGAAGTGAAGACAGTGATGCAGAAGACAAGGCCCCAGAAGCACAGGACGCCAAGAGTAAATTGGAAGAAGAGAAAGAAACTGCACAGATGCTAAAAACTACTACCGTACAGCATGCTGAACAAGAGAAATCGGGCAATTTTGTAGattcttctgccaacccaacattgGTAAAGAAGCCTAGCAAACAAGACTCTATGTCAGATGAAAACACTAGTAAGGAGAGACATCAGGCAAAACAGTCCGAAAGAAAAGAGTCAAGTTCAGATGATGACGATTCTAATTCCGACAGTGGTTCTGAGACAAGTTCTGAAACAGGCAGTTCATCATCTCAGTCTAGTTCATCAAGAAGTCGGCGCAGttcaaagaaatacaaaaactgtAGTAACAAAGGAGACAGTTCACAAAGGAAAGATAGAATTGGTGGTAGTAGTCACAAAAGGCACAGCCGTAGTCACAGTTGGGATATTGAGCCAAGGAGGACTGAAAAGAAACATAGTAAAGACAGGAGAAAGGACAATCacagtaaagaaaagaaaggtCGAGATAGGCAGGATCAGCACAGAAAAAGTAGGAGCAGGTCACGGGAAAGTCGTAGGGGTGATGAAAATGACAGAAAGTCAAAGTATGACAGGAGACACAGTAGTTCAAGTAGGAGTAGGGAAATTGAAAGGAGGTATAGTAGTGGTAGTAGCAAAACTCATAGTTACAGAAGTCACCGTAGTAGCCATTCTCCAAGCAACAggagggaaaagaagagaaaaggGAAGAGATCACATAGGTATTCTTCAGATTCTAGTTCTTCATCACAGTCTAAAAAACATAGGACACACAGGAAAGAAGGTCGCAGGAGATATTCTCGTTCACGCTCGAAATCGTTGTCTTGA